GGGATTCCGATCGCGCTTTCCCAGGTGGCTTGAGCCACGGCCGCGGTGAGCTGAGCCTGAATGGCTTTCCGTTCTTGATTCACCCGATCGGATACGATGATTTCCCAATTGTCATAGGCCAAGAGCCCGCTGGTGTAACGAACATCGGCCTCGTCGTTTCTCTGGCGTGCCGCGGCCCGTAAGGCCTCTTGCACCCGAGCCTGTTCCGTCGCTCCCGCGTAAGCGGACCAAGCGGTTTCCATTTGGACCATAGCCTGGTTGCGGACAGAATGGTAATCCCATTGCGCCTTTTCCAGATTTTTCTTTGACGCGGTGATCCCGTGAAGGACCGCGGTAGGGCCACCGCTGAATAACGGATAATTCAGCACCCCGCTCCATGTCCAGCCGGTGTCCTCCCTTGGAAATTCATGGGCACCCGTGCGAAACCGGGTGTAGTGAGTGGAGAGCGTCGGCCACAGGGCACTCCGGGAACGAGCCACCTCGGACTCCTGGAGGGTGATGCTGATTTTCTGGAGAAGGACGTCGGGCCGACCATCCACCCGTTGCTCGACAGTGGGGAAATCGGGGGGCGCCCGTGTGTCCAGCGATCCCACGACCGGGCGCTCGTTGACCGAGGGGAGGCCGAGGTATCGGTAGAGCGTTCGCTGGTCGGCGCGAGCCCGACGGTGAGCCTGGGCCAAGTCGGCCGCCGCTTCCAGTGACTGGGCTTCGGCGCGGAGTTTATTCCCATTGGATTCCCGGCCCGATTCATAGCGAAGGGTGACGAGTTCCGCGCTCTTTTTTCGAATTTCTTGGATGGTGTGTGAAACGTCAATATCTTTTCCATCAAAAACGCGGCGGAGGAACGCCGTTCGGAGATCGTAACGCAGTTGGGCCGAAGCTTGTTTCTGACGCGCTTCCGCCTGGCTCACCAGGGCCGAGGCGGATCGGATTTCGGCGACGCGAGAAGCGTCCCACAGAGAAAGATTTGCGGAAAGCTGCGCTTCCCAAAGACCAGCCCCCTCACGTTGGGAATCCGCGTAACTGTTGGACAAGGCGAACCCCGGAAGAAACCCGTTAAAACTCTCCCGGTAAGAAGAGACCTTCGCTTCTTTTCCGGCTCGGGAAGAGGCCAAATCGGGGTTGTGGCGGAGGGCAAGGGCAACACACTCTTCCCAGGAAAGGGGGACGTCTGTTGGGGGTTCTGCCCCGAACGATAGGGCACCCCAAAAACAGAATAAACCCACCCAACCCAATTTGCGCTTGTTCACTCCGGCTCCTTTCATTTAGGTCCCACAGCGGGGCACCACGATAGCCCGCAGGTTGGACGACGGTCCACCTCAAAAAGTGTCGGGCCAACAGGGAAGGTCTTCCCCGCTGGCCCGATGAAGAAAAGAGAGGACCCCTTTATTTTTGAGGTCGGGGACGGGTGAACTCCACTTGGAGGTCAATGGCCACCGTGTCGGATATT
The sequence above is a segment of the Elusimicrobiota bacterium genome. Coding sequences within it:
- a CDS encoding TolC family protein, producing the protein MNKRKLGWVGLFCFWGALSFGAEPPTDVPLSWEECVALALRHNPDLASSRAGKEAKVSSYRESFNGFLPGFALSNSYADSQREGAGLWEAQLSANLSLWDASRVAEIRSASALVSQAEARQKQASAQLRYDLRTAFLRRVFDGKDIDVSHTIQEIRKKSAELVTLRYESGRESNGNKLRAEAQSLEAAADLAQAHRRARADQRTLYRYLGLPSVNERPVVGSLDTRAPPDFPTVEQRVDGRPDVLLQKISITLQESEVARSRSALWPTLSTHYTRFRTGAHEFPREDTGWTWSGVLNYPLFSGGPTAVLHGITASKKNLEKAQWDYHSVRNQAMVQMETAWSAYAGATEQARVQEALRAAARQRNDEADVRYTSGLLAYDNWEIIVSDRVNQERKAIQAQLTAAVAQATWESAIGIPLEE